One segment of Desulfosudis oleivorans Hxd3 DNA contains the following:
- a CDS encoding nucleotidyl cyclase domain-containing protein: MKQNKIHNQLKSLLSLTGPPMGYTVRFSLDRLVPGVDNVRYDAYIDSAFYSHAGKFIYGLMSAQLKAVGVASPEKVFSRNEKDLDAFKQGLVSILQSAVNRAKLAREYQVVLLAHAALAKMLMNKVREQFEEIIQLYRQTIRKHEISQTHDLGSVFRVKEDMAALQQRRMFIIRSTARELFRFVYEIWEGDLEKSFIANFGKDAVPPREFFLNPVFFVDGAVDDFFMIEEYVLMGHRIDDPIRYDDVLALLRESLSTPKILEDPTDVLPETGDTEGAGDTDPDAGDDSEQGDRMIRHADSLLCRAGNIELLFDSYHTKEILKKTKKERGPKDEIRLLKNKMAAQRKLFDCFYKACKKSGLLKAVIAAQEMGPVVGEYCPPLLPHELVNYLVAPAEREKVVSKLKRLKSLAGGTFSLKSLDRVEKRSSRLAMERRKIHLIDFLKRFSAYHRDYSNFNIFKESLQWINLLEDEKTINLSRVNRMLYEFVEPRENGLGSRAIRNHVILKADVRGSTEITSHLSRKGLNPASYFSLNFFDPINQILPEYGAAKVFIEGDALILSIFEEEDTPAGWYAVARACGLAIRILLIVQRYNRQSKQHRLPILEQGIGICYVDGPPAFLFDGDSRIMISSAINRADRLSSCDKMLRTRFSKKRGPFNLYVFSAIANRETGGEDGQLLRYNVNGIELEEAAFKKLSQEIDLNVVNLSIPEAGRDKIKVYTGIFPTKSGKYQRLIIREAHIPQLDIVTLNVGRVTAKRYYEVCTNPAFYEKVKKMV, encoded by the coding sequence GTGAAACAGAATAAGATCCACAATCAATTGAAGTCCCTGTTGTCGCTCACCGGTCCACCCATGGGCTACACCGTCCGGTTCAGCCTGGACCGCCTGGTACCGGGAGTTGACAACGTTCGGTACGACGCCTATATCGATTCCGCATTTTACAGCCATGCCGGAAAGTTCATCTATGGCCTGATGTCGGCCCAGCTCAAGGCCGTGGGTGTGGCCTCTCCGGAAAAGGTTTTCTCCCGCAACGAGAAGGACCTGGATGCCTTTAAACAGGGGCTGGTCAGCATTCTGCAAAGCGCGGTCAACCGGGCCAAACTGGCCCGGGAATACCAGGTGGTGCTGCTGGCCCATGCGGCCCTGGCCAAGATGCTGATGAACAAGGTGCGGGAGCAGTTCGAAGAGATTATTCAGCTTTACCGGCAGACCATTCGCAAGCATGAAATCAGCCAGACCCACGATCTGGGTTCCGTGTTTCGTGTCAAAGAAGATATGGCGGCTCTTCAACAGAGGCGCATGTTCATTATCCGTTCCACAGCCAGGGAACTGTTCCGGTTTGTGTACGAGATCTGGGAGGGGGACCTGGAAAAGAGTTTTATTGCCAATTTTGGAAAAGACGCGGTTCCGCCGCGGGAGTTTTTTCTTAACCCGGTTTTTTTCGTGGACGGTGCGGTCGATGATTTTTTCATGATTGAAGAGTATGTGCTCATGGGCCACCGCATCGATGATCCGATCCGGTATGATGATGTGCTGGCTCTTTTAAGGGAGTCCCTGTCCACGCCGAAAATTCTTGAAGACCCGACCGATGTCCTACCGGAGACCGGAGATACCGAAGGTGCCGGAGATACCGACCCGGATGCCGGGGATGATTCAGAGCAGGGCGATCGTATGATTCGGCATGCCGACAGCCTGCTGTGCCGGGCGGGAAATATTGAACTTCTTTTCGACAGCTACCACACAAAAGAGATTTTAAAAAAGACCAAAAAGGAGCGGGGCCCCAAAGATGAGATCCGCCTGCTCAAAAACAAGATGGCTGCCCAGCGGAAGCTGTTTGACTGTTTTTATAAGGCCTGCAAAAAGTCCGGCCTGCTCAAGGCGGTCATCGCCGCCCAGGAAATGGGGCCCGTCGTGGGTGAATATTGCCCGCCTTTGCTGCCCCACGAGTTGGTAAACTACCTGGTGGCCCCGGCCGAACGGGAAAAGGTGGTCAGCAAGCTCAAACGCCTGAAAAGCCTGGCCGGGGGGACCTTTTCTTTAAAATCCCTGGACAGAGTTGAAAAGCGTTCTTCCCGACTGGCAATGGAACGCCGCAAGATTCACCTGATCGATTTTTTAAAAAGGTTTTCCGCCTACCATCGGGACTACAGCAATTTTAATATTTTTAAAGAGAGCCTTCAGTGGATCAATCTGCTGGAAGATGAAAAAACTATTAATCTCTCCCGTGTCAACCGCATGCTTTATGAATTTGTGGAGCCACGGGAGAATGGGCTGGGCAGCCGGGCCATTCGAAATCATGTGATCCTGAAAGCCGATGTCCGGGGTTCCACGGAGATCACCAGCCACTTGAGCCGCAAGGGGCTCAACCCGGCCTCCTATTTCAGCCTGAATTTTTTTGATCCCATCAATCAGATTCTGCCCGAGTACGGTGCCGCAAAGGTCTTTATCGAAGGGGATGCCCTGATTCTTTCCATTTTCGAGGAGGAGGATACCCCGGCCGGCTGGTATGCCGTGGCCCGGGCCTGTGGCCTGGCCATACGGATTCTGCTGATCGTGCAGCGGTACAACCGGCAGAGCAAACAGCACCGGCTTCCCATCCTGGAACAGGGCATCGGTATCTGCTATGTGGACGGGCCCCCGGCCTTTCTGTTTGACGGCGACAGTCGCATCATGATTTCATCCGCCATTAACCGGGCGGACCGGCTCTCCAGCTGCGACAAGATGCTGCGCACCCGTTTTTCAAAAAAACGGGGGCCCTTCAACCTGTATGTTTTTTCCGCCATTGCCAACCGGGAGACAGGAGGGGAGGACGGCCAGCTGCTTCGCTACAATGTCAATGGCATTGAACTGGAGGAGGCGGCGTTTAAAAAACTTTCCCAGGAGATCGACCTGAACGTGGTCAACCTGAGCATTCCCGAAGCCGGCAGGGACAAGATCAAGGTCTACACCGGCATTTTTCCCACCAAGTCGGGCAAATACCAGCGACTGATCATTCGGGAAGCCCATATTCCCCAGCTTGATATTGTCACTCTCAATGTGGGCCGTGTCACGGCCAAGCGCTATTACGAGGTCTGCACCAATCCCGCCTTTTACGAAAAAGTCAAAAAGATGGTGTAG
- a CDS encoding citrate synthase encodes MPNESQLLDTGLRGVKIAKTRISHVDGEAGKLVYRGFLINDLAESATYEEVAHLLLHEKLPNSDELTAFSRKLAGFRAIGPDIRQSMEKISAQAHPMDVLQAMIPLLATGDSDRDAMTRETTLSSGTRLVAVMATIVAAWHRIRSGRTPIDPDPALGHGANFLYMLTGRRPDTETARFFDVCLVLHAEHSFNASTFTARQVASTRAHMYAAVSAAIGSLSGELHGGANSRVMQVLLDIGSVDAIEAHIKKILDTGGKIMGLGHAVYKTGDPRANVLSDMSRRLGDLSGNPLWYDLTVALEQKGRAAFKKNRGLDIYPNIDFYSASVYYYMGIPIDLFTPVFAISRVAGWVAHVIEEQFGGAGSKPALYRPSAEYVGEYCGPEECAFIPVSDRK; translated from the coding sequence ATGCCGAACGAGAGCCAGTTGTTGGATACCGGCCTGAGAGGTGTAAAAATCGCCAAAACGCGTATCAGCCACGTGGACGGAGAGGCGGGCAAACTTGTTTACCGCGGTTTTCTGATAAACGACCTGGCCGAATCCGCCACTTATGAGGAAGTGGCGCACCTGTTGCTCCATGAGAAGCTGCCGAACAGTGATGAGTTGACCGCTTTCAGCCGGAAACTGGCCGGATTTCGAGCCATTGGGCCGGACATCCGCCAGTCCATGGAGAAGATTTCCGCTCAAGCCCACCCCATGGACGTGCTGCAGGCGATGATTCCCCTGCTGGCCACGGGTGATTCCGATCGCGATGCGATGACCAGAGAGACAACCCTGTCTTCCGGCACCCGGCTGGTGGCCGTTATGGCGACGATTGTCGCTGCCTGGCATCGTATCCGGTCCGGCCGCACACCGATAGATCCCGATCCGGCCCTGGGCCATGGTGCCAATTTTCTTTACATGCTGACCGGCCGGCGGCCCGATACGGAAACCGCCCGTTTTTTTGATGTCTGCCTGGTGCTTCACGCCGAACACTCTTTCAACGCCTCCACTTTTACCGCCCGGCAGGTGGCTTCCACCCGGGCGCATATGTATGCCGCCGTTTCCGCTGCCATAGGCTCCCTGTCCGGCGAGCTTCACGGCGGTGCCAATTCCCGAGTCATGCAGGTGCTGCTGGACATCGGCTCGGTCGACGCCATCGAGGCTCACATAAAAAAGATTCTGGACACCGGGGGTAAAATAATGGGGTTGGGTCATGCCGTCTATAAAACCGGTGACCCCCGGGCCAATGTCCTTTCGGATATGTCCCGTCGCCTGGGTGATTTGTCCGGCAACCCTCTCTGGTACGACTTGACAGTGGCCTTAGAACAGAAAGGCAGAGCCGCCTTCAAAAAAAACAGAGGACTGGATATCTATCCCAACATCGATTTCTACAGTGCCTCGGTTTACTATTACATGGGCATTCCGATTGACCTTTTTACACCGGTTTTCGCGATCTCCCGCGTGGCCGGCTGGGTGGCTCACGTGATTGAGGAGCAGTTCGGCGGTGCCGGCTCCAAACCGGCCCTGTACCGTCCCTCGGCTGAATATGTCGGAGAGTACTGCGGCCCGGAAGAATGTGCCTTTATTCCCGTTTCCGACAGAAAATAA
- a CDS encoding 2-oxoacid:acceptor oxidoreductase family protein has translation MPIDINILIGGAAGQGIQTVGDLLVQVCRKSGLHVFAVNGYESRIRGGHSNVQVRISDQPVKAPCRPVHLLLAMTDETIDRHRDRLAALWWRMTRKPLLTATRTGFPSLKWPKTPAAKSWPTP, from the coding sequence ATGCCAATCGATATCAACATCCTCATCGGCGGCGCCGCCGGACAGGGCATCCAGACAGTGGGCGATCTGCTGGTTCAGGTCTGTCGAAAATCCGGGCTGCATGTTTTCGCCGTCAACGGCTATGAATCACGCATCCGGGGCGGCCACAGCAACGTCCAGGTGCGCATCAGCGATCAGCCAGTCAAGGCGCCCTGCCGGCCTGTTCACCTGCTGCTGGCCATGACGGACGAGACCATCGACCGTCATCGTGACCGGCTGGCGGCCTTGTGGTGGCGGATGACCCGGAAGCCCTTGCTGACGGCAACACGCACCGGGTTCCCATCACTAAAATGGCCGAAGACGCCGGCGGCAAAATCATGGCCAACACCGTAG
- a CDS encoding 2-oxoacid:acceptor oxidoreductase subunit alpha, with protein MADDPEALADGNTHRVPITKMAEDAGGKIMANTVAAGACLALLHAPFELFETALAAQFEKAGEAVKAKNLVAVQKGYQAMKDIPFASAFEWQPSPAKGLLMNGARALALGALAANVRLGAFYPMSPATGIMQQLSEISDTYPLVVEQAEDEIAAVNMVIGASFAGVRALTATSGGGFCLMTEGLGLAGITETPLVIINSQRPGPATGLPTRTAQGDLLFVITAAQDEFPRFVFAPRTVGEAYETVIRAFDLADLYQVPVIILTDHYFNDMATVTGDEFQAPETVVRHLVFDADMDDPEKYRRYALTETGISPRALPCAGRALVMVSGNEHAEDGHISEEKTNRVNMVNKRQAKLTAMRGEMRSPEACHAGSQTILVSWGSAFGAVEEAVDQMRSSGHDIGCLSLCDLWPFPHQAFLDAAGKAETVITVEANATAQLGQIIRQQTGLSPNGAILKYDGRPLTAEDIIDGYYEFTGGANG; from the coding sequence GTGGCGGATGACCCGGAAGCCCTTGCTGACGGCAACACGCACCGGGTTCCCATCACTAAAATGGCCGAAGACGCCGGCGGCAAAATCATGGCCAACACCGTAGCGGCCGGCGCCTGCCTGGCCCTGCTGCACGCGCCCTTTGAGCTGTTCGAGACGGCACTGGCGGCTCAGTTTGAAAAAGCGGGCGAGGCCGTCAAAGCCAAGAATCTGGTTGCGGTCCAAAAAGGGTATCAGGCCATGAAGGACATCCCGTTTGCTTCTGCATTTGAATGGCAGCCCTCTCCCGCAAAGGGATTGCTGATGAATGGGGCCCGGGCCCTGGCCCTGGGCGCTTTGGCCGCCAATGTCCGCCTCGGCGCTTTTTATCCCATGTCGCCGGCGACCGGCATCATGCAGCAGTTGTCGGAAATATCGGACACCTATCCCCTGGTAGTGGAGCAGGCCGAAGATGAAATCGCGGCGGTTAACATGGTCATCGGCGCATCCTTCGCCGGTGTCCGCGCCCTGACGGCCACCTCCGGCGGCGGGTTCTGTCTTATGACCGAGGGGCTGGGTCTGGCCGGTATTACCGAAACGCCGCTGGTCATCATCAATTCCCAGCGTCCGGGCCCGGCCACCGGCCTGCCGACCCGGACGGCCCAGGGGGATCTGCTGTTTGTCATCACCGCCGCCCAGGATGAATTTCCCCGCTTTGTTTTTGCCCCCCGGACCGTGGGCGAGGCGTACGAAACCGTCATCCGGGCCTTTGACCTGGCCGATCTTTACCAGGTGCCGGTGATCATTCTTACGGATCATTATTTTAATGATATGGCCACCGTTACCGGGGATGAATTTCAGGCGCCGGAAACCGTTGTTCGTCACCTTGTTTTCGACGCAGACATGGATGACCCGGAAAAATACCGACGCTACGCCCTGACCGAAACCGGGATATCACCCCGGGCGCTTCCCTGTGCCGGCAGGGCTTTGGTGATGGTTTCAGGCAATGAACATGCAGAAGACGGTCATATCAGTGAGGAAAAAACCAACCGGGTCAATATGGTCAATAAACGGCAGGCCAAACTAACGGCAATGCGCGGTGAAATGCGCTCCCCTGAGGCATGTCACGCCGGAAGCCAGACGATTCTGGTCTCCTGGGGATCAGCATTCGGGGCCGTTGAAGAGGCGGTTGATCAAATGCGAAGCAGCGGTCATGACATCGGTTGCCTCAGCTTGTGCGATCTCTGGCCTTTTCCGCACCAGGCCTTTCTGGACGCGGCCGGAAAGGCGGAGACCGTCATCACCGTGGAAGCCAATGCCACCGCTCAACTGGGTCAGATCATCCGTCAGCAAACCGGTCTTTCGCCGAACGGGGCGATTTTAAAATATGACGGCCGGCCCTTGACGGCGGAAGACATTATTGACGGTTATTACGAATTTACCGGAGGCGCCAATGGTTGA
- a CDS encoding 2-oxoacid:ferredoxin oxidoreductase subunit beta gives MVDVKTYQCDYENKWCPGCGNFMILEAMKIALAGLDLAPEKILIVSGIGQAGKTPHFLKCNFFHGLHGRALPVATGAKLANHDLTIIVNSGDGDCYGEGGNHFLSAIRRNLDITLLVHDNKVYGLTKGQSSPTSDRGFVTSMQRRGVLYDAFNPLTVALALGAGFVARGYSGSRDNLVRTIQAAIQHKGFSLVDILHPCVSFNRVNTHAWYKERLVDLYDNSEHDPGDKQAAMILAEQGDAPIPIGILYRKEAPAFTDRIDHLKEGPLVDRAYDREAVQSLLTGV, from the coding sequence ATGGTTGATGTAAAAACATATCAATGCGATTATGAAAACAAATGGTGTCCGGGCTGCGGCAATTTTATGATTCTCGAAGCCATGAAAATCGCCCTGGCCGGCCTGGATCTGGCCCCGGAAAAAATTCTGATCGTGTCCGGCATCGGCCAGGCCGGAAAGACCCCCCATTTTCTGAAATGCAATTTTTTCCATGGCCTGCATGGACGGGCATTGCCGGTAGCCACCGGGGCCAAGCTGGCCAACCATGATCTGACCATCATCGTCAATTCAGGGGACGGGGATTGTTACGGCGAAGGCGGCAACCATTTTTTAAGCGCCATCCGCCGCAACCTCGATATCACCTTGCTGGTCCACGACAACAAGGTATACGGGCTGACCAAAGGCCAGTCCTCCCCCACTTCCGACCGGGGCTTTGTTACCAGCATGCAGCGCCGGGGCGTGCTTTATGACGCGTTCAACCCCCTGACCGTGGCCCTGGCCCTGGGCGCCGGTTTTGTGGCCCGTGGCTATTCCGGCAGCAGGGACAACCTGGTGCGCACCATTCAGGCGGCAATCCAGCACAAAGGTTTCAGCCTGGTGGATATTCTGCACCCCTGTGTTTCCTTTAACCGGGTCAACACCCACGCCTGGTACAAGGAGCGGTTGGTCGACCTGTATGACAACAGTGAGCATGATCCGGGCGATAAACAAGCGGCCATGATTCTGGCGGAACAAGGGGATGCGCCAATACCCATCGGCATTCTTTACCGGAAAGAGGCTCCTGCGTTTACAGACCGTATTGACCACCTCAAGGAGGGTCCCCTGGTTGATCGCGCTTATGATCGCGAGGCGGTGCAATCCTTGCTGACAGGCGTTTAG
- a CDS encoding TetR/AcrR family transcriptional regulator, with amino-acid sequence MDALTRCLLKKPFNQTSIKDIAAAAKINHGMLHYYYKSKEDILLNYIEFVIEDYKTIFEDWMASKTPDFKDPEDMLRACLDFAYHRITSNRDLSKIFIEFQELAIYNPKIKKKLRKAYSEWIETVHILLTRACKEEASVPHISAGLVAFSEGISLLSLILDKDDAEIKKLFKAFQEQFIQYFMKSITQ; translated from the coding sequence ATGGACGCACTGACCCGGTGCTTATTAAAAAAACCGTTTAATCAGACCTCGATTAAAGATATTGCTGCTGCCGCCAAAATCAATCACGGTATGCTGCATTACTATTATAAAAGTAAAGAAGACATACTCCTTAACTATATCGAATTTGTCATCGAAGACTACAAAACCATTTTTGAAGATTGGATGGCTTCAAAAACACCTGACTTTAAGGACCCCGAGGATATGCTGCGCGCCTGCCTTGATTTCGCCTACCATCGCATCACTTCAAACCGTGACCTTTCAAAAATATTTATCGAGTTTCAGGAACTGGCGATATACAACCCCAAAATAAAAAAGAAACTCCGGAAAGCCTATTCCGAGTGGATCGAAACGGTTCACATCCTTCTTACCAGAGCCTGCAAGGAGGAAGCATCCGTACCTCACATCAGCGCGGGACTGGTTGCTTTTTCAGAAGGCATTTCTCTCCTTTCCTTAATCCTTGATAAGGATGATGCCGAAATAAAAAAGCTGTTCAAGGCGTTCCAGGAACAGTTTATACAATATTTCATGAAGAGCATAACCCAATAG
- the ald gene encoding alanine dehydrogenase — protein sequence MKIGIPREIKKLEKRVAVTPAGVEAFVAKGHKIYVETGAGAGLGISDEVFQQAGAAVLSTADDVWHEAEMIIKVKEPIEPEFDRMKPGQILFTYLHLAADSELTRKLLGKKVIGIAYETVQLNDGSLPLFAPMSEVAGRLAVQMGCFCLESKNGGQGLLLSGVPGVPPANVTIIGGGISGLNAAHLAVGMGARVTILDINLNRLRYIEDIFHSRIVTKMSNTRNLEESVSTADLVIGSVLIPGAKAPKLITREVLASMKNGSAFVDIAIDQGGCASTSRPTTHDNPTFVEEGVVHYCVTNMPGAVPMTSTYALTNVTLPYALELADKGCDLALEENESLAKGLNVYHGQLRNEKVAESLGMDCCHVPISCN from the coding sequence ATGAAAATCGGAATACCAAGAGAGATCAAAAAACTGGAGAAGCGGGTGGCGGTGACACCGGCAGGTGTTGAGGCTTTTGTCGCCAAAGGCCATAAGATTTATGTGGAAACAGGTGCGGGGGCAGGCCTGGGAATTTCAGATGAGGTTTTTCAGCAGGCAGGAGCGGCGGTGTTATCGACAGCCGATGATGTCTGGCATGAGGCGGAGATGATTATCAAGGTAAAGGAGCCGATTGAACCTGAGTTTGACAGGATGAAACCCGGCCAGATACTTTTTACGTATCTTCACCTTGCAGCCGATTCGGAACTCACCCGAAAGTTGCTGGGAAAAAAAGTGATCGGCATTGCGTATGAAACCGTTCAGTTAAATGACGGCAGCCTGCCACTGTTTGCGCCCATGAGTGAAGTGGCCGGACGCCTGGCAGTGCAGATGGGATGTTTCTGTTTAGAGTCCAAAAATGGGGGCCAGGGGCTTCTTCTTTCCGGCGTTCCCGGGGTTCCTCCAGCAAATGTAACCATTATCGGCGGTGGGATCTCCGGGTTGAATGCCGCGCATTTAGCCGTCGGCATGGGGGCCAGGGTTACGATTCTGGATATTAACCTGAACCGTCTGCGTTATATCGAAGATATTTTCCATTCCCGGATTGTCACCAAAATGTCGAATACCCGTAATCTTGAAGAAAGTGTTTCTACCGCGGATCTGGTTATTGGATCGGTTCTCATCCCGGGTGCAAAAGCACCGAAGCTGATCACCCGTGAGGTGCTTGCGAGTATGAAAAACGGGTCGGCCTTTGTGGACATCGCTATCGATCAAGGCGGCTGCGCATCTACCAGCAGGCCGACAACCCATGACAACCCGACATTTGTGGAAGAAGGCGTTGTGCACTACTGCGTGACCAATATGCCGGGGGCAGTACCGATGACGTCTACATATGCCCTTACAAACGTTACCCTGCCTTATGCATTGGAATTGGCGGACAAAGGGTGTGATCTTGCCCTTGAGGAGAATGAATCATTAGCAAAAGGACTCAATGTCTATCACGGGCAGCTCAGGAACGAAAAGGTCGCGGAATCACTTGGGATGGATTGCTGCCACGTACCCATCTCATGTAATTAA
- a CDS encoding amidohydrolase family protein, with translation MGWIAATYPSHVIKPIKGGNMSPIIDAHSHIGDILYPGGGKIIEKKGVRKKLIFDPITISQMGLNRDYGMGNLPYKIFLHWVIRAEQERNFTATRENARKSMDRNGVTATACMPIPPYVVFSDVKAAAEKDPGLIPFTGVDFSDTSQLDKQFEAEVAAGAKGLKLHPIIQKVSFTDPRMKKAVQAFMRFDLPILFHAGVSNYYVGSEKGKNIPENGGIKEAAELVSSFPEAKFIVGHAGMFDVKDVMQMLGGYQNVWVDTSIQPPGKIRKLIDVFGEDKVLFASDWPFGSRKPAIKAVKAACKGNQRLERKVFYENACRLMKIEL, from the coding sequence TTGGGATGGATTGCTGCCACGTACCCATCTCATGTAATTAAACCCATCAAAGGAGGAAATATGTCCCCTATCATAGATGCTCATTCTCATATCGGTGATATTCTGTATCCGGGCGGCGGCAAAATTATCGAGAAAAAAGGGGTCCGGAAAAAACTGATATTCGATCCCATAACCATATCGCAGATGGGCTTGAATCGAGATTATGGAATGGGGAACCTGCCCTACAAAATATTCTTACATTGGGTTATCAGGGCTGAACAGGAACGGAATTTTACGGCAACACGGGAGAATGCCCGAAAATCAATGGATAGAAACGGGGTGACGGCTACCGCATGCATGCCCATTCCACCCTATGTTGTTTTTTCTGACGTTAAAGCGGCGGCAGAAAAAGACCCGGGGCTGATTCCGTTCACAGGCGTTGATTTTTCCGATACATCACAATTGGACAAGCAATTTGAAGCGGAAGTGGCGGCAGGTGCAAAGGGCCTGAAGCTTCATCCCATCATTCAAAAGGTATCTTTTACAGACCCACGGATGAAGAAAGCGGTCCAAGCCTTCATGCGGTTTGATCTGCCCATACTGTTTCATGCCGGCGTTTCCAACTACTATGTGGGCAGCGAGAAAGGGAAAAATATTCCGGAAAATGGCGGCATTAAAGAAGCCGCGGAACTGGTTTCATCCTTTCCTGAAGCAAAATTTATCGTGGGGCATGCCGGCATGTTTGACGTAAAAGACGTCATGCAGATGTTGGGCGGATACCAGAATGTATGGGTGGATACGTCCATACAGCCTCCCGGAAAAATACGGAAGTTAATTGATGTGTTCGGGGAGGATAAAGTCCTTTTTGCGTCGGACTGGCCCTTCGGGTCCCGGAAGCCGGCCATCAAGGCGGTAAAAGCCGCCTGCAAAGGCAACCAGCGGCTGGAAAGAAAAGTTTTTTATGAAAATGCATGCCGTTTAATGAAGATAGAACTGTAG